A single window of Lytechinus variegatus isolate NC3 chromosome 8, Lvar_3.0, whole genome shotgun sequence DNA harbors:
- the LOC121420445 gene encoding sushi domain-containing protein 2-like isoform X7, with translation MTIMIGVRRKNSFCTRLLLILCLAWVANSELYPFGTGNGDTTLRKENDYAERVTLDRAFPFGGKYHNVLYIGDNGVISFEDAIYVESTDAKFRNLPIYYDADEDGVVEDPDAIFPFWADVDISGDGGNLYYRVSTSTSTLDQATTDVRSYFRSNVNFQAQVVIVVTWDQVSFYNQAGDQDPRNTFQAVLIHDGQESFVLLNYEAINWVVGTLMQGDDNTGLYGSSKIGIAIVGFLMSDGEIYEVFDYDQDTLQDLPTDSNVEVDGVYAYKVDGSSIIDPVCKTGPGAELSITPARGGMMGGERIYLYGPCWAVEQVQTCVFSHGGEIIQEVNATVLNTNEAYCVPDPFFLVGEVTIAVVKAGDELATSPSTIYSLLESGRLTPTITRMNSDSSNWDMTDNPLTITWQPDQESFGSSDSALSINVLAYREDNPGPRWETVYLITNSTADDGSHTFTPTAQPEVTEDNAFGVIRITGNANGRERVLWSDIHPLGYLLEQSYQDDPVLWATDKCNEWLTADDSKGPFIENLPACPCTLDQATQDVGTFVTDPACNTLSTEANCAENEGAIYCVLSAYASRITMSGTKCCYDENNLLMHSGDTRYAGMAGRSHIRGASPYRQRNLVPELSHWSNDVIAKHFCCGWASEKECFEYTKVRPTTDCVAYEPPTIALSFGDPHYITMDRTNFTFNGLGEYTLLRYAMSGTKTGPFDFELQGRQIKTLDSSGREVDVTQLSSVAMQDSGSDTIFVEASASSGMDVYRRGTEDNAEWQSVYFSQQTFTDLQGCAVGVTEFQLDVEIHGVVVMFKETGIGVAVNYHDGMLAVQPILPSTIDSEHLSGLLGNMDGDPSNDMEARNSNTPLEDPTDEEIFQFGQSWEIEADYTLFRYVSNRDHSHYHNTSFVPRMNVALPTLYPPCNDVYQCLFDYEVSNDDGDLALATLDAYEDFESSSENIRKIDACPYLITPYNGTKSYSSDSNKYFEGAEVSFTCGENLLMVGSSFKRCEYDMEVGSLVWTGSEGDNECIESTCGVLDTPANGSIALSEDGSTAYFACQDGFTLSGAMQSVCQEGVWSSAAPTCIDGDIDPGDNNALVIALSVVFSLIFIVLVVVGVFVFLRYWQYGSFNTEKQAPKVSTKEAEVNWGMENDTGSLEHINTADVPAKTPQPSNETPYL, from the exons ATGACCATCATGATTGGTGTTAGGAGAAAAAACTCATTTTGTACCCGCCTTCTTTTAATATTATGCTTAGCTTGGGTTGCCAACTCGGAAT TATATCCATTCGGTACCGGTAATGGGGACACCACTCTCAGAAAAGAAAACGATTATGCAGAACGCGTGACATTAGATAGAGCATTCCCATTTGGTGGGAAATACCACAATGTATTATAC ATAGGGGACAACGGTGTTATCTCGTTTGAAGATGCAATTTACGTGGAGTCTACCGATGCTAAGTTTAGAAATTTACCAATTTATTACGATGCA GACGAAGACGGTGTTGTAGAGGACCCGGATGCGATATTTCCATTTTGGGCAGACGTCGACATATCTGGTGACGGTGGTAATCTATATTATCGCGTTTCCACCAGTACGTCAACCCTCGACCAAGCTACGACAGACGTCCGCAGTTACTTCCGGAGCAATGTCAACTTTCAAGCTCAAGTAGTTATTGTCGTCACATGGGACCAAGTCTCATTTTACAACCAAGCTGGTGACCAAGACCCT AGGAATACTTTCCAGGCAGTGCTTATCCATGATGGTCAAGAGTCGTTCGTTTTACTCAACTATGAAGCCATCAACTGGGTAGTTGGGACATTGATGCAGGGGGACGACAATACTGGCCTTTACGGTTCTTCCAAAATCGGCATTGCAATA GTTGGGTTTTTGATGTCCGACGGTGAGATTTACGAAGTCTTTGACTACGATCAAGATACATTACAGGATTTGCCTACGGACAGCAACGTAGAGGTCGATGGAGTCTACGCATACAAGGTGGACGGCAGTTCAATCATTGATCCAGTATGCAAAACTGGACCGGGAGCAG AATTGTCAATCACCCCAGCCCGTGGCGGTATGATGGGAGGCGAAAGGATATACCTCTATGGACCATGTTGGGCAGTAGAGCAAGTCCAGACCTGCGTGTTCTCCCATGGTGGTGAAATCATCCAGGAAGTCAATGCAACGGTCCTTAACACCAACGAGGCCTATTGCGTCCCTGACCCTTTCTTCCTCGTCGGAGAGGTGACCATCGCGGTGGTAAAGGCCGGTGACGAACTTGCTACTTCGCCTTCAACCATATATTCCCTCC TTGAAAGCGGGAGATTAACGCCTACCATTACAAGAATGAACTCCGATTCTTCCAACTGGGATATGACCGACAACCCTCTTACTATTACTTGGCAACCAGACCAAGAAAGCTTTGGCAGCTCGGACAGCGCCCTCTCGATCAATGTTCTAGCATACCGCGAGGACAATCCCGGACCGCGATGGGAAACCGTCTATCTGATAACTAATAGCACGGCAGATGATGGCTCGCATACGTTCACTCCAACGGCACAACCGGAAGTGACAGAAGACAATGCATTTGGTGTGATCAGGATCACTGGGAATGCAAACGG TCGTGAACGTGTCCTATGGAGCGACATTCATCCCCTGGGTTATCTATTGGAACAGTCCTATCAGGATGACCCAGTTCTGTGGGCTACAGATAAATGCAATGAGTGGCTTACGGCAGACGACTCCAAAGGACCATTCATTGAG AACCTTCCGGCTTGTCCGTGCACCTTAGACCAGGCAACACAAGATGTTGGGACCTTCGTCACCGACCCCGCCTGCAATACTCTGAGCACGGAAGCAAATTGTGCGGAAAATGAAGGAGCCATATATTGCGTTCTCAGCGCTTATGCAAG TCGTATTACTATGTCCGGTACCAAATGTTGCTATGATGAAAACAATCTTCTGATGCACTCTGGTGACACGAGGTATGCAGGTATGGCAGGCCGATCACATATTCGAGGAGCAAGTCCCTACAGGCAAAGAAATCTAGTTCCGGAACTGTCCCATTGGTCCAACGACGTCATTGCCAAGCACTTTTGTTGTGGATGGGCTAGTGAAAAGGAATGCTTCGAATACACCAAAGTGAGACCAACCACTGATTGTGTTGCTTACGAACCACCAACTATAG CATTGTCGTTTGGAGATCCTCATTATATCACAATGGATAGGACTAACTTCACATTCAACGGGCTAGGGGAGTACACCCTACTTCGTTATGCTATGAGTGGGACTAAGACAGGTCCATTTGACTTCGAGCTCCAGGGGCGACAGATAAAGACACTGGATAGCAGCG GTAGGGAAGTTGATGTGACCCAACTATCTTCGGTCGCAATGCAGGACAGCGGTTCGGATACCATCTTTGTGGAGGCTAGCGCCAGCAGCGGTATGGACGTTTACAGAAGGGGCACGGAAGACAATGCAGAATGGCAGTCGGTTTACTTTTCACAGCAGACCTTCACAGATTTACAAG GCTGTGCCGTGGGCGTCACAGAATTCCAACTCGATGTCGAGATCCACGGTGTCGTCGTCATGTTCAAGGAAACCGGTATCGGCGTTGCAGTCAACTACCACGACGGAATGCTTGCTGTACAACCAATCCTGCCGTCGACAATAGAT AGCGAACATTTGTCTGGGTTGCTAGGCAACATGGATGGTGACCCCAGCAACGACATGGAGGCAAGAAATAGTAACACCCCACTCGAGGATCCGACAGATGAAGAGATCTTCCAATTTGGCCAATCAT GGGAGATTGAAGCAGATTACACCCTATTCCGATACGTGTCAAACAGGGACCATTCCCACTACCACAACACGTCATTCGTTCCTCGTATGAACGTAGCTCTTCCAACCCTTTACCCACCATGTAACGACGTTTACCAATGTCTGTTCGACTACGAGGTGTCAAATGACGATGGGGACTTAGCCCTGGCTACATTGGATGCTTACGAGGACTTTGAGAGCAGTTCGGAAAACATTCGTAAAA TCGACGCATGCCCGTATCTGATCACACCTTACAATGGCACAAAGTCGTACTCGTCAGATtcgaataaatattttgaaggcGCCGAGGTCTCATTTACCTGCGGTGAGAATTTATTGATGGTTGGCTCATCCTTCAAGCGATGTGAATATGACATGGAGGTAGGAAGTCTTGTATGGACCGGATCAGAAGGAGATAATGAATGCATAG AATCCACATGCGGCGTCCTGGACACCCCTGCAAATGGTTCCATTGCTCTAAGCGAGGATGGCAGTACAGCATATTTCGCCTGCCAGGACGGTTTCACGTTGAGTGGAGCCATGCAGTCGGTATGCCAGGAAGGGGTATGGTCCAGTGCCGCCCCGACATGCATCG ATGGCGACATCGACCCCGGTGACAATAACGCCCTCGTCATCGCCCTCAGCGTGGTCTTTTCACTTATCTTTATCGTACTCGTCGTCGTTGGCGTCTTCGTGTTCCTCCGATATTGGCAGTACGGATCGTTTAATACAGAGAAGCAAGC GCCTAAGGTTTCTACCAAGGAGGCAGAGGTCAACTGGGGAATGGAGAACGACACCGGGAGTTTGGAGCATATCAACACAGCAGACGTCCCGGCAAAAACGCCTCAACCATCCAATGAAACACCTTATTTATAG